One genomic window of Nakamurella panacisegetis includes the following:
- a CDS encoding LppU/SCO3897 family protein: protein MTTPGTPDANQPPLGGSQPPYGSGDHPAAPPAGGYPPPTGAPAPYGAPIGNPMDPNAFAAPGYPPPAGAPAPYGAPIGNPVDPNAFAAPGYPPPGSVPPPPAAAGAKRNRLIIIGVVLLVIVAGVIFAVVKNQKTATTAANVGDCIKITSASTVNPDTSQAPCGEADAIFVVTETGGSSITCDSNETSYVEGKKKDNPDTRVCLRYNVKAGDCLDPGAADTDVPKKLPCAQATSSNAVKVVSLITDSADKSKCPGQSFGLPLTKRNMVYCLAPVS, encoded by the coding sequence ATGACGACACCAGGAACGCCGGACGCGAACCAGCCGCCGCTCGGCGGTTCGCAGCCGCCCTACGGCTCGGGCGACCACCCGGCCGCTCCGCCGGCCGGCGGGTATCCACCGCCGACCGGCGCCCCGGCGCCGTATGGTGCACCGATCGGTAACCCGATGGACCCCAATGCGTTTGCCGCTCCCGGGTATCCGCCCCCGGCCGGTGCGCCGGCGCCGTACGGTGCACCGATCGGTAACCCGGTGGACCCGAACGCGTTCGCCGCTCCCGGGTATCCGCCGCCCGGATCCGTCCCGCCGCCGCCTGCGGCGGCCGGAGCCAAGCGCAACCGGCTGATCATCATCGGCGTGGTCCTGCTCGTCATCGTGGCCGGCGTCATCTTCGCCGTCGTGAAGAACCAGAAGACGGCCACCACGGCCGCCAATGTCGGCGACTGCATCAAGATCACCAGCGCGAGCACCGTCAATCCGGACACCTCGCAGGCTCCGTGCGGGGAGGCCGACGCCATCTTCGTGGTGACCGAGACCGGTGGCAGCAGCATCACCTGCGACTCTAACGAAACCTCCTACGTGGAGGGCAAGAAGAAGGACAATCCCGACACCCGCGTGTGCTTGCGCTACAACGTGAAGGCCGGCGACTGCCTCGACCCCGGGGCCGCCGATACCGACGTGCCGAAGAAACTGCCGTGCGCGCAGGCCACGTCGTCCAACGCTGTCAAGGTCGTGTCGCTGATCACCGACTCGGCCGACAAGTCGAAGTGCCCGGGCCAGTCCTTCGGGCTCCCGCTGACGAAACGCAACATGGTGTACTGCCTCGCGCCCGTTTCCTGA
- a CDS encoding DNA repair helicase XPB codes for MTDGPLIVQSDKTLLLEIGHPDAPAARANIAPFAELERSPEHIHTYRITPLALWNARAAGHDAEQVVDALVRWSRFPVPQALLVDVVDTMARYGRLVLQTHPTHGLIMISTDRAVMAEILRNKKVAPMLGARIDEDTVVIHPSERGNLKQVLLKAGWPAEDQAGYVDGEAHPIALDNANWELRSYQADAVEGFWQGGSGVVVLPCGAGKTLVGAAAMAKAGATTLILVTNTVSGRQWRRELLARTTLTEDEIGEYSGERKEIRPVTIATYQVMTRKSGGVYRHLDLFDSRDWGLVIYDEVHLLPAPVFRMTADLQSRRRLGLTATLVREDGREGDVFSLIGPKRFDAPWKDIEAQGWIAPAECIEVRVTLTDAERLAYAVAEPEDRYKIAATARTKMPVVQAILDKHRGEPTLVIGAYLDQLEELGAALDAPIIQGSTKNVERERLFDAFRSGEITTLVVSKVANFSIDLPEATIAVQVSGTFGSRQEEAQRLGRLLRPKGDGRQAHFYSVVSRDTLDTDYAAHRQRFLAEQGYAYRITDADDLLGPAVPGGE; via the coding sequence GTGACCGACGGACCCCTGATCGTCCAGTCCGACAAGACGCTGCTCCTGGAGATCGGGCACCCCGACGCGCCGGCCGCCCGGGCCAACATCGCACCGTTCGCCGAACTCGAGCGCTCGCCCGAGCACATCCACACCTACCGCATCACGCCCCTGGCCCTGTGGAACGCCCGCGCCGCCGGCCACGACGCCGAACAGGTGGTCGATGCGCTCGTCCGCTGGTCCCGGTTCCCGGTGCCGCAGGCGCTGCTGGTGGACGTGGTCGACACCATGGCTCGCTACGGCCGGCTGGTGCTGCAGACCCACCCGACCCACGGCCTGATCATGATCAGCACGGACCGCGCCGTCATGGCCGAGATCCTGCGGAACAAGAAGGTCGCGCCGATGCTGGGCGCCCGGATCGACGAGGACACCGTCGTCATCCACCCGTCCGAGCGCGGAAACCTCAAGCAGGTGCTGCTCAAGGCCGGCTGGCCGGCCGAGGACCAGGCCGGATACGTCGACGGCGAGGCCCACCCGATCGCCCTGGACAATGCCAACTGGGAACTGCGCAGCTACCAGGCCGACGCCGTCGAAGGTTTCTGGCAGGGCGGTTCGGGGGTCGTGGTGCTGCCCTGCGGGGCCGGAAAGACGCTGGTCGGGGCGGCGGCCATGGCCAAAGCCGGGGCGACCACGCTGATCCTGGTCACCAACACCGTCTCCGGCCGGCAGTGGCGGCGAGAGTTGTTGGCCCGCACCACGTTGACCGAGGACGAGATCGGCGAGTACTCGGGCGAGCGCAAGGAGATCCGTCCGGTCACCATCGCCACCTACCAGGTGATGACCCGCAAGTCCGGGGGCGTGTACCGGCATCTGGACCTGTTCGACTCCCGCGACTGGGGCCTGGTCATCTACGACGAGGTCCATCTGCTGCCCGCCCCGGTGTTCCGGATGACGGCCGATCTGCAGTCCCGCCGCCGCTTGGGCCTGACCGCCACCCTGGTCCGCGAGGACGGCCGCGAAGGTGACGTCTTCTCGCTGATCGGACCCAAACGGTTCGACGCGCCGTGGAAGGACATCGAGGCCCAGGGTTGGATCGCGCCGGCCGAGTGCATCGAGGTCAGGGTCACTCTAACCGACGCCGAGCGGCTGGCCTACGCGGTCGCCGAACCGGAGGACCGGTACAAGATCGCGGCCACCGCCCGGACCAAGATGCCGGTGGTGCAGGCGATCCTGGACAAGCACCGCGGTGAGCCGACCCTCGTCATCGGCGCCTACCTCGACCAGCTGGAGGAACTGGGGGCGGCCCTGGACGCACCGATCATCCAGGGCTCGACCAAGAACGTCGAGCGGGAGCGGCTGTTCGACGCCTTCCGGTCCGGGGAGATCACGACCCTGGTCGTGTCCAAGGTGGCCAACTTCTCCATCGACCTGCCGGAGGCGACGATCGCCGTCCAGGTGTCGGGGACCTTCGGTTCGAGGCAGGAGGAGGCCCAGCGCCTCGGTCGCCTGTTGCGCCCGAAAGGTGATGGGCGCCAAGCCCACTTCTACTCGGTGGTCTCCCGCGACACCCTGGACACCGATTACGCGGCGCACCGTCAGCGGTTCCTGGCCGAGCAGGGCTACGCCTACCGGATCACGGACGCGGACGACCTGCTGGGCCCGGCCGTCCCGGGCGGCGAATGA
- a CDS encoding MFS transporter — translation MTALRPAPRASISVRPEAVEITSPGLLAQYRQLPAMAGRSFLPIAFLARLPISMTQIGTVVLVSTSFSSIAAGGVAAGFLAAGSAVGGPVVGRLAERFGQRSVMLAASLLNALATLALVGLVVRHAPWASIYGLALLSGASTPQIGPMVRARWVRMTKGGPRLGYAMSYEGAADETAYVLGPAAVSLMTALASPALAMVTAAVLVGVFGSLVALHPTAPVTPTGADRASQRSGRTLTPRILGLILGTMAVGCFFGGMQTGVTGVATAAGLAGAAGGIYAIMGVGSAIAGLSSAAIPVRWALSSRLVFFAAVMVALATPLLFVSGVTATIAVMVPLGCAVGPYIITLFSLAEREVSASRTAGVMTLLSSGLVVGYAAGSSIGGSLAGASPAGAFAVSVIAMLIGTGIALALRDSGRPRRAEVTISAQ, via the coding sequence GTGACCGCACTACGCCCGGCTCCCCGCGCGAGCATCAGCGTCCGTCCAGAAGCCGTCGAAATCACTTCCCCCGGCCTCCTGGCCCAGTACCGGCAACTGCCGGCGATGGCCGGCCGCAGTTTCCTGCCGATCGCCTTCCTGGCCCGCCTCCCGATCTCGATGACGCAGATCGGCACCGTCGTGCTGGTGTCCACCAGCTTCTCCTCGATCGCCGCCGGCGGTGTCGCCGCCGGATTCCTGGCCGCCGGTTCCGCGGTCGGGGGCCCGGTGGTCGGCCGGCTGGCCGAGCGTTTCGGCCAGCGCTCGGTCATGCTGGCGGCCTCCCTGCTGAACGCCCTCGCCACATTGGCCCTGGTCGGATTGGTCGTCCGGCACGCCCCTTGGGCGTCGATCTACGGCCTGGCCCTGCTCTCCGGGGCATCGACGCCGCAGATCGGGCCCATGGTCAGGGCCCGCTGGGTGCGGATGACCAAGGGCGGACCGCGGCTCGGATACGCGATGTCCTACGAGGGGGCGGCCGACGAGACGGCCTACGTGCTCGGCCCGGCCGCGGTCAGCCTGATGACCGCGCTGGCCTCCCCGGCGCTGGCCATGGTGACGGCCGCGGTGCTGGTCGGCGTGTTCGGCTCCTTGGTCGCGCTGCACCCGACCGCGCCGGTCACCCCGACCGGGGCCGACCGGGCCTCGCAACGATCGGGACGCACCCTGACCCCGCGGATCCTGGGGCTGATCCTGGGCACCATGGCCGTCGGCTGCTTCTTCGGTGGCATGCAGACCGGAGTCACCGGCGTGGCCACGGCGGCCGGGCTGGCCGGGGCCGCGGGCGGGATCTACGCGATCATGGGCGTCGGCTCCGCGATCGCCGGCCTGTCCAGTGCGGCCATCCCGGTGCGGTGGGCCCTCTCCTCGCGGCTGGTGTTCTTCGCCGCCGTGATGGTTGCGCTGGCCACGCCGCTGTTGTTCGTCTCCGGCGTGACGGCGACGATCGCCGTCATGGTGCCGCTCGGATGCGCCGTCGGGCCCTACATCATCACGCTGTTCTCGCTGGCCGAACGTGAGGTCAGTGCGTCGAGAACGGCCGGCGTGATGACCCTGCTGTCCAGCGGCTTGGTCGTGGGCTATGCGGCCGGCTCGTCCATCGGCGGGAGCCTGGCCGGTGCGTCACCGGCCGGGGCGTTCGCGGTGTCCGTGATCGCCATGCTGATCGGCACCGGGATCGCACTGGCGTTGCGGGATTCGGGGCGTCCTCGGCGGGCCGAGGTAACAATTTCGGCACAGTAA
- a CDS encoding helix-turn-helix transcriptional regulator, whose translation MANPDNHTDLLTVGRRLRHLRRTKGLTLDEAGQAAGLSASALSLIENGKREPKLSVLTALAGALGTELSDLLAGEPPSRRAALEIELERAQRAPGFAALGVPAVRSGPRLPTEALEALVGMHRAIATAAAERAATPEQARRANADLRDRMRRQHNYFGAIEKTADDLLTRTGYTAGPITRTGVDKIAAHLGFTLVHTGDLPSSTRTVTDLAHRKVFLPHPQMGQHDSRTLALQALGHVVLGHRVPADYGEFLTQRVEINYFAAALLIPQRTAVPMLAGAKAAKDIAIEDLRDAYAVSYETAAHRFTNLATEHFDLPVHFMRISSSGIIYKAYENDGVHFPTDVVGAIEGQRVCKYWTARVVFDQADISAAYRQYTDTGSGTYWCTAVVDRTNAGDFSVSVGLPYAQAKWMRGRETTERSRSRCPDPSCCLQPPADLAARWADQVWPSARVHSHLLAAMPPGVFPGVDDTEVLTFLDRHTN comes from the coding sequence ATGGCGAACCCCGACAACCACACCGATCTGCTCACCGTCGGACGCCGCCTGCGGCACCTGCGACGCACGAAGGGGCTGACCCTGGACGAGGCGGGCCAAGCCGCCGGGCTCAGCGCGTCAGCCCTGTCACTGATCGAGAACGGGAAGCGGGAGCCCAAGCTGTCGGTGCTCACCGCCCTGGCCGGCGCCCTCGGCACCGAATTGTCGGACCTGCTGGCCGGCGAACCTCCGAGCCGCCGGGCGGCATTGGAGATCGAACTGGAGCGGGCTCAGCGGGCTCCCGGGTTCGCGGCGCTCGGCGTTCCCGCCGTCCGGTCGGGACCGCGGCTGCCCACCGAGGCACTCGAGGCCCTGGTCGGGATGCATCGCGCCATCGCCACCGCCGCGGCGGAGCGGGCGGCCACCCCGGAGCAGGCCCGCCGGGCCAATGCCGATCTCCGCGACCGGATGCGCCGGCAGCACAACTACTTCGGTGCGATCGAGAAGACGGCCGACGACCTGCTGACCCGCACCGGCTACACCGCCGGGCCGATCACGCGGACCGGGGTCGACAAGATCGCCGCCCATCTCGGATTCACCCTGGTCCACACCGGTGACCTGCCGTCCTCCACGCGCACCGTCACCGATCTGGCCCACCGCAAGGTGTTCCTACCCCACCCACAGATGGGCCAGCACGATTCACGGACGCTGGCCCTGCAGGCCCTCGGGCACGTGGTGCTCGGCCACCGGGTCCCGGCCGACTACGGCGAGTTCCTGACCCAACGGGTGGAGATCAACTACTTCGCGGCCGCCCTGCTGATCCCCCAGCGCACGGCCGTGCCGATGCTGGCCGGGGCGAAGGCGGCCAAGGACATCGCGATCGAGGACCTGCGGGACGCCTACGCGGTGTCCTACGAGACGGCGGCCCACCGCTTCACCAACCTGGCCACCGAGCACTTCGACCTCCCGGTCCACTTCATGCGGATCTCCTCGTCCGGGATCATCTACAAGGCCTACGAGAACGACGGGGTGCACTTCCCGACCGACGTCGTCGGCGCCATCGAGGGCCAGCGAGTGTGCAAGTACTGGACGGCGCGGGTGGTCTTCGACCAGGCCGACATCTCCGCCGCGTACCGCCAGTACACCGACACCGGCTCCGGGACCTACTGGTGCACCGCGGTTGTCGACCGGACCAACGCCGGCGACTTCTCGGTCAGCGTCGGTCTGCCCTACGCGCAGGCGAAGTGGATGCGGGGACGGGAGACCACGGAACGGTCCCGCTCGCGATGCCCGGACCCGTCGTGCTGCCTGCAGCCGCCGGCCGACCTCGCCGCCCGGTGGGCCGATCAGGTCTGGCCGAGCGCGCGGGTGCACTCCCATCTGCTCGCCGCCATGCCCCCGGGGGTGTTCCCGGGCGTCGACGACACCGAGGTCCTGACCTTCCTGGACCGCCACACGAACTGA